A single genomic interval of Arachis duranensis cultivar V14167 chromosome 7, aradu.V14167.gnm2.J7QH, whole genome shotgun sequence harbors:
- the LOC107458390 gene encoding pentatricopeptide repeat-containing protein At1g01970, with the protein MAVSCYNLICNCYNPFYSTTNDVTKLCRARTRANSLYRKPSYYDFRKHRFGAVLVAIGMEETVKEEVKEENHRKFRWNEICHQNMTNQQKQAISNLPFRMAKRCKALMRQIICFSAEKGNIYELLGAWVKIMKPCRADWLAVIKELKTLEHPLYLEVAEYALLEESFEANLRDYTKIIHGYGKDNRLEDAENVLTIIKERDFICDQVILTAMLDMYSKAGHLDKSKEYFEEIKLLGEPVDKRSYGSMIMAYIRAGMPEQGEILLQEMDAQEITAGSEIYKALLRAYSMAGKAEGAQRIFDAIQLAAIPPDDKVCGLVINAYGMARQSQKARIAFENMRRAGIGPTDKCIALVLVAYEKENKLNESLEFLIELERDGILVGEEASVVMARWFRKLGVVEEVELILRDFAIS; encoded by the exons ATGGCGGTCTCTTGCTATAACCTAATATGCAACTGTTACAACCCATTTTACTCCACTACCAATGATGTTACCAAATTATGTCGTGCTAGGACTAGAGCAAACTCATTATATCGAAAACCCAGTTATTATGATTTCCGTAAACACCGTTTTGGTGCAGTATTAGTTGCTATTGGTATGGAAGAAACTGTAAAAGAAGAGGTGAAAGAAGAAAATCACAGAAAGTTTAGGTGGAATGAGATATGCCATCAGAATATGACAAATCAACAAAAACAGGCCATATCTAACCTTCCTTTCAGGATGGCTAAACGATGTAAAGCGCTGATGAGACAGATCATATGTTTTTCTGCCGAAAAGGGGAACATATATGAGCTGTTGGGGGCTTGGGTGAAGATCATGAAGCCTTGCAGAGCAGACTGGCTTGCAGTTATCAAAGAATTGAAAACTCTGGAACATCCTCTGTACCTTGAG GTGGCGGAATATGCTCTTCTAGAAGAATCCTTTGAAGCCAACCTTCGTGACTACACAAAGATAATCCATGGCTATGGCAAGGATAATCGACTTGAAGATGCTGAAAATGTTCTCACAATAATCAAGGAAAGAGACTTCATCTGTGACCAAGTGATCTTGACTGCGATGCTTGACATGTACAGCAAGGCTGGACATCTTGACAAGTCTAAAGAATATTTTGAGGAGATCAAATTGCTCGGGGAACCTGTGGATAAAAGATCATATGGCTCGATGATCATGGCATATATCAGAGCTGGAATGCCTGAACAGGGAGAGATATTACTTCAAGAAATGGATGCTCAGGAAATAACTGCAGGCAGCGAGATTTACAAAGCATTGCTTAGAGCCTACTCTATGGCTGGCAAGGCTGAAGGAGCACAGAGGATATTTGATGCAATTCAGCTGGCTGCTATCCCTCCTGATGATAAGGTGTGTGGTCTAGTTATTAATGCCTATGGTATGGCCCGGCAAAGTCAAAAGGCTCGCATTGCATTTGAAAATATGAGAAGAGCAGGTATTGGTCCTACTGATAAATGCATAGCTTTGGTGTTGGTTGCATATGAGAAGGAAAACAAGTTAAATGAAtcattagaatttttaataGAATTGGAGAGAGATGGCATTTTGGTTGGAGAAGAAGCTTCTGTAGTAATGGCTCGGTGGTTCCGAAAACTGGGGGTGGTAGAAGAGGTTGAACTTATTTTAAGAGACTTTGCCATAAGCTAG